A region of Trichocoleus sp. FACHB-46 DNA encodes the following proteins:
- a CDS encoding ergothioneine biosynthesis protein EgtB translates to MTSTSRFAPSDPQLRDLELRRQQIQQALQDCRAGTLALFQAVDSTTFCQQIHPEFSPIGWHLGHIAFTEGLWILEHCAGQAPLLPQYRRLFAADGLPKAERCNLPNLADTYTYLDTVTTQVLQYLKVAPLDSQERLWHWLLQHESQHCETISFLLQLQRWTAELKPSSRLDQPQQHSDSSDFEEMVCIPAGAFQQGNDSLDAIDNERPVHSVDLATYWIDRYPVTNGQYRKFIAAGGYQNPHWWSESGWQWRQANGITQPLYWPNDPAWAAHPVCGVSCYEAEAYARFVQKRLPTEAEWEKAASWHPQKQQRQTYPWGEVFPSAESGIGRCNHDHLEGQTTLVDAYPKGQSFYGCYDMLGNVWEWTASWFDGYDGFEFYPYRGYSQVYFDGQHRVLRGGSWVTRPWGLRCAFRNWYEPGTRQILAGFRCVRDAEPPAA, encoded by the coding sequence ATGACCTCGACATCCAGATTCGCCCCATCTGACCCACAGCTCCGCGATCTAGAGTTGCGTCGGCAGCAGATTCAGCAAGCGTTGCAAGACTGCCGCGCAGGTACTCTGGCCCTGTTTCAAGCAGTTGACTCCACCACATTTTGCCAACAAATTCATCCTGAATTTAGTCCCATCGGTTGGCACTTAGGCCATATTGCTTTTACCGAGGGGCTATGGATTCTTGAACACTGTGCGGGTCAAGCTCCTCTGCTGCCCCAATACCGCCGCTTGTTTGCCGCCGATGGCTTGCCTAAAGCAGAGCGCTGCAACTTGCCTAACCTGGCTGATACTTACACGTATCTCGATACCGTGACAACCCAGGTGCTGCAATATCTGAAAGTTGCACCACTTGACTCGCAAGAACGCCTCTGGCACTGGCTATTGCAGCACGAAAGTCAGCATTGCGAAACCATTAGTTTTTTGCTGCAATTGCAGCGGTGGACGGCTGAGTTAAAGCCTTCAAGTAGGCTAGACCAACCCCAGCAGCACTCCGACTCTAGCGATTTTGAGGAAATGGTCTGCATTCCCGCCGGGGCATTTCAGCAAGGCAATGATTCTCTAGACGCGATCGACAACGAGCGCCCGGTACATTCGGTTGATCTCGCTACCTACTGGATCGATCGCTACCCTGTTACCAATGGCCAGTACCGCAAATTTATCGCGGCTGGGGGCTACCAAAACCCCCATTGGTGGTCAGAATCGGGTTGGCAATGGCGACAAGCAAATGGTATTACTCAACCGCTCTATTGGCCAAATGATCCAGCCTGGGCAGCTCATCCTGTCTGTGGCGTTAGTTGCTATGAAGCCGAAGCCTATGCTCGCTTTGTGCAGAAGCGCCTACCTACAGAAGCCGAGTGGGAAAAAGCTGCAAGTTGGCATCCACAGAAACAGCAACGCCAAACCTACCCTTGGGGCGAAGTCTTTCCTAGCGCTGAATCTGGGATTGGACGCTGCAACCACGACCATTTGGAGGGGCAAACGACACTGGTTGATGCTTATCCAAAGGGGCAAAGCTTCTACGGTTGCTACGACATGCTAGGCAACGTTTGGGAGTGGACAGCTTCCTGGTTTGATGGCTACGACGGGTTTGAGTTCTATCCCTATCGTGGCTACTCACAAGTGTATTTTGATGGGCAGCATCGCGTGTTGCGGGGTGGCAGTTGGGTGACACGACCTTGGGGGTTGCGCTGTGCTTTTCGTAACTGGTATGAGCCTGGAACTCGGCAAATTTTGGCTGGCTTTCGCTGTGTGCGGGATGCGGAGCCTCCTGCCGCTTAG